The Planococcus versutus genome contains a region encoding:
- the alr gene encoding alanine racemase, translating to MTEFYRPTKAVISLDAIKKNLTAFQEKSGRSSVIAVVKADAYGHGMLAVSKTLIENGVQLLAVATPDEALYLRNQEIRAEILVLGATPASFIAVAQRRNIIVTAISLEWLSMAEKQLVEELDSLKIHLKIDTGMRRIGVQTDEVEEALDFIADHDFSFKGIFTHFATADEQDSSLFDQQVKALNSVLDKLDDSSVMVHVSNSAAAIMHPELACDAVRVGISLYGIAPSPYVEQAMDFKLHPALSLETEIIHVKKVKAGETLSYGATYRVEQDQWVATLPIGYADGMLRGLQGQEVLVAGQRVPIIGRICMDQCMIRLSKKLPVGEKVQLIGKQGKREIFIDEWARKLETIPYEIPCILTKRVPRVYSGAVENSDLSFHKPDIMVR from the coding sequence ATGACAGAATTTTATCGGCCGACAAAAGCGGTCATTAGTTTAGACGCGATCAAAAAAAACTTAACAGCTTTTCAAGAAAAGAGCGGCCGATCTAGCGTAATTGCCGTAGTAAAAGCAGATGCTTATGGACACGGTATGTTAGCTGTTTCAAAAACCCTTATTGAAAATGGAGTTCAGCTACTTGCGGTAGCGACTCCGGATGAAGCATTGTATTTGCGCAATCAAGAAATTAGAGCAGAAATACTCGTACTTGGTGCAACGCCTGCAAGTTTTATTGCTGTAGCGCAAAGACGCAATATAATTGTTACTGCTATTTCTCTTGAGTGGTTATCAATGGCAGAAAAACAATTAGTAGAAGAGCTAGATTCATTAAAAATTCATTTGAAAATAGATACTGGAATGAGACGTATCGGTGTTCAAACTGATGAAGTAGAAGAGGCACTTGATTTTATTGCGGATCATGATTTTTCTTTTAAAGGAATTTTTACTCATTTTGCGACTGCAGATGAGCAAGATTCATCGTTATTTGATCAGCAAGTAAAAGCACTGAATAGCGTGCTTGATAAATTGGATGATTCTTCTGTAATGGTTCATGTATCGAATAGCGCAGCTGCTATTATGCATCCTGAACTAGCTTGTGATGCAGTGCGTGTCGGTATTTCCTTATACGGGATTGCACCATCTCCTTATGTAGAACAAGCGATGGACTTTAAATTGCATCCAGCGCTTAGTTTAGAAACAGAAATCATCCATGTCAAAAAAGTGAAAGCTGGAGAAACCTTAAGTTATGGTGCCACCTATCGCGTTGAACAAGACCAATGGGTTGCTACTTTACCAATTGGTTATGCAGATGGAATGTTGCGCGGACTTCAAGGGCAAGAAGTGTTAGTCGCAGGACAACGTGTTCCTATTATAGGACGCATTTGCATGGATCAATGCATGATTCGACTTTCCAAAAAATTACCGGTTGGAGAAAAAGTACAATTGATTGGTAAGCAGGGAAAACGGGAAATTTTTATCGATGAATGGGCACGTAAGCTAGAGACCATTCCTTATGAAATTCCGTGTATTTTAACAAAACGAGTTCCTCGTGTTTATTCGGGAGCCGTAGAGAATTCTGATTTGTCTTTTCACAAGCCTGATATAATGGTAAGATGA
- a CDS encoding type II toxin-antitoxin system PemK/MazF family toxin, which yields MIVKRGDVFFAELSPVVGSEQGGTRPVLVIQNDIGNRFSPTVIIAAITAQIQKAKLPTHVEINAKKYGFERDSVILLEQLRTIDKSRLTDKITQLDDTLMEKVDEALEISVGLVKF from the coding sequence TTGATTGTAAAACGCGGAGATGTTTTTTTTGCGGAATTGTCACCAGTCGTCGGGTCTGAGCAAGGCGGGACCCGTCCGGTTTTGGTGATTCAAAATGATATAGGAAATCGTTTTAGTCCCACGGTTATTATTGCTGCCATAACGGCACAAATTCAAAAAGCTAAATTGCCTACTCATGTTGAAATCAATGCCAAAAAATATGGCTTTGAGCGTGATTCAGTTATTTTGCTAGAACAATTACGAACCATAGACAAGTCTCGACTAACGGATAAAATTACACAACTTGATGACACATTGATGGAGAAAGTAGACGAAGCTTTAGAAATCAGCGTTGGTCTTGTGAAATTTTAA
- a CDS encoding RsbT co-antagonist protein RsbRA yields MNKQMAQYIQGNLTEIISEWQEKMKNEKDERSFQTMSEELMNRTSEEFAELMISNLRESHQAYETRINDFAEKVVRLGWTITFVIKAINHFSEIVYDNMTKEKIINNSNLAGYVREYSNWITPIRESTIQAYSKTWERTVSLQKIALQELSASLIPVFEKISVMPLVGTIDTERAKQIMENLLEGVVKHRAEVVLLDITGVPVVDTMVAHHIIQAADAVRLVGAKCMLVGIRPEIAQTIVTLGINLNDFTTTSTLQRGVEQALAWTNRKIVEVEDE; encoded by the coding sequence ATGAATAAGCAGATGGCTCAATATATACAAGGTAACTTAACAGAAATTATTTCTGAATGGCAAGAAAAGATGAAAAACGAAAAAGATGAACGTTCTTTTCAAACTATGTCTGAAGAGTTAATGAATCGAACGAGCGAAGAATTTGCGGAGTTGATGATTTCGAACTTACGAGAAAGTCATCAAGCGTATGAAACTCGGATAAATGACTTTGCTGAAAAAGTGGTTCGTCTTGGCTGGACAATTACATTTGTAATAAAGGCAATCAATCATTTTTCTGAAATTGTCTATGATAATATGACAAAAGAAAAAATAATTAATAACAGCAATTTAGCAGGTTATGTACGAGAATATAGCAATTGGATTACACCCATTCGTGAAAGCACTATTCAAGCGTATTCAAAAACTTGGGAACGCACAGTAAGCCTTCAAAAAATTGCATTGCAAGAGCTTTCAGCTTCGTTGATCCCGGTATTTGAAAAGATATCCGTCATGCCTTTAGTAGGAACAATTGACACAGAACGTGCAAAACAAATTATGGAGAATTTATTAGAAGGTGTGGTAAAACACCGTGCTGAAGTGGTTTTACTCGATATTACCGGAGTTCCTGTAGTGGACACGATGGTAGCTCATCATATTATTCAAGCTGCAGATGCTGTTCGTTTAGTAGGAGCAAAATGCATGCTTGTTGGAATTCGTCCTGAAATTGCACAGACAATTGTAACGCTTGGCATCAACTTGAACGACTTTACAACAACAAGCACTTTACAACGCGGGGTAGAACAAGCATTAGCTTGGACGAATCGAAAAATTGTGGAGGTTGAAGACGAATGA
- a CDS encoding STAS domain-containing protein: MNFRIPILKLRDTLIVSIQWELDDQTALQFQEDLLAKLHETSARGVVIDLTSIDFIDSFIAKVLGDVISMSSLMGARVVITGIQPAVAITLIELGIRLEDVMTALDLENGLDKLQLELEA, from the coding sequence ATGAATTTTAGAATTCCGATTTTAAAGTTAAGAGACACATTGATTGTTTCGATTCAATGGGAACTTGATGATCAAACAGCTCTTCAATTTCAGGAAGATTTACTGGCAAAGTTGCATGAAACAAGCGCACGAGGTGTAGTAATTGATCTGACGTCAATTGATTTTATTGACTCATTTATTGCGAAAGTTTTAGGAGATGTCATCAGTATGTCAAGTCTGATGGGAGCTAGAGTAGTTATTACGGGTATCCAGCCAGCAGTTGCTATCACTTTGATCGAGTTGGGAATTCGACTTGAAGATGTTATGACAGCGCTAGATTTAGAAAATGGTCTGGATAAACTTCAATTGGAATTGGAGGCTTAA
- a CDS encoding anti-sigma regulatory factor, with protein sequence MSDESSVEILTEWDIVAARQLGRNVAKELGFGTVDQARITTAISELARNIYLYAGKGRIEIQQLTQNGLKGILIIAADDGPGIPDIRQVMEDGFTTSGGLGAGLPGVKRLMDDFKIDTIIGEGTDIRATKWLR encoded by the coding sequence ATGAGCGACGAGTCCTCGGTGGAAATTTTAACAGAATGGGATATTGTTGCTGCACGACAACTCGGACGCAATGTGGCGAAAGAGCTTGGCTTTGGCACAGTAGACCAGGCACGTATTACAACGGCCATCAGCGAGCTTGCTCGCAATATTTATTTATATGCAGGAAAAGGACGAATTGAAATTCAGCAATTAACTCAAAATGGTCTTAAAGGCATTTTGATTATTGCAGCAGATGACGGTCCGGGAATCCCGGATATCCGTCAAGTGATGGAAGATGGGTTTACAACTTCTGGTGGACTCGGAGCAGGACTTCCAGGTGTCAAAAGATTAATGGACGATTTTAAGATTGATACAATTATAGGTGAAGGCACAGATATACGAGCTACAAAGTGGCTTCGTTAG
- a CDS encoding PP2C family protein-serine/threonine phosphatase, producing MAQKIENQYKEILNEYMKKQTEQNLYVGQNFSRQLILENIAPEEVISMHKVAIQELYNELPDVVWHSFDFLIEMMINYGLALQERQSLLKQQEELKVEMELAANVQETLLKTKLPVLEGLDIGLLSIPAKKMNGDYIYFVSEHDGSAGIAVADVIGKGLPAALCMSMIKFGMDSLSSSQALPKDVLSVINRIVEKTIDDSMFVSMFYGNYNAKRARLTYGSAGHEPAILYRAKDQEFTELYAKGLLLGVSPAAVYEEHTVDLDTGDLVMMMTDGVTEGRNEDGFIEREVIFELIERKKEQPAQVIVQYVYDELERMQNAQFQDDFTLVIYKKT from the coding sequence ATGGCTCAGAAAATTGAGAACCAATATAAAGAAATTCTAAATGAGTACATGAAAAAGCAGACCGAACAAAACTTGTATGTGGGTCAAAATTTTAGCCGACAGCTTATTTTAGAAAATATTGCACCTGAAGAAGTGATCAGCATGCATAAAGTGGCAATTCAAGAACTTTACAATGAATTGCCAGATGTTGTATGGCACTCTTTCGATTTTTTAATCGAAATGATGATTAACTACGGTTTAGCACTTCAAGAGCGCCAAAGTCTCTTAAAGCAACAGGAAGAATTAAAAGTGGAAATGGAGTTAGCGGCAAACGTTCAAGAAACTTTGCTGAAAACGAAATTACCAGTGTTAGAAGGTCTGGATATTGGCCTTCTTTCGATTCCTGCCAAAAAAATGAACGGAGATTATATTTACTTTGTTAGTGAACATGATGGCTCTGCTGGTATAGCGGTAGCAGATGTTATTGGCAAAGGTCTGCCAGCTGCTCTTTGCATGTCCATGATTAAATTTGGCATGGATAGTTTAAGCAGTTCGCAAGCGCTTCCGAAAGATGTGCTCAGTGTAATCAATCGAATTGTAGAAAAAACAATTGATGACTCTATGTTTGTTTCTATGTTTTACGGTAATTATAACGCAAAGCGTGCACGCTTAACTTATGGATCAGCAGGACATGAACCTGCTATTTTATATCGTGCAAAAGATCAAGAGTTTACCGAGTTATACGCTAAGGGCTTATTGCTTGGCGTTTCTCCGGCTGCAGTTTATGAAGAACATACGGTAGATCTTGATACAGGTGATTTAGTTATGATGATGACAGACGGAGTTACTGAAGGGCGAAACGAAGACGGTTTTATTGAACGTGAAGTTATTTTTGAGTTAATCGAACGAAAAAAAGAACAGCCTGCGCAAGTTATTGTGCAGTATGTGTACGATGAACTTGAACGAATGCAAAATGCACAGTTTCAAGACGATTTTACATTAGTGATTTATAAAAAAACGTAA
- a CDS encoding anti-sigma factor antagonist (This anti-anti-sigma factor, or anti-sigma factor antagonist, belongs to a family that includes characterized members SpoIIAA, RsbV, RsfA, and RsfB.): MNIHVDLTESNNILDGFISGEIDAHTAPVLREKLEHYQNHENLKAELDLSDVNYMDSTGLGVFVAFYKAVNSNGGHVKLKGLSARLKRLFDITGLGDIMDIESAEKEGN; encoded by the coding sequence ATGAATATTCATGTTGATTTAACAGAATCGAACAATATTCTTGATGGGTTTATAAGTGGAGAAATTGATGCGCATACTGCACCAGTCCTACGAGAAAAATTAGAACATTACCAGAATCATGAAAACTTAAAAGCAGAGTTGGATCTTTCCGACGTTAACTATATGGATAGTACAGGACTAGGCGTTTTTGTCGCTTTTTATAAAGCTGTTAATTCAAATGGCGGACACGTGAAATTAAAAGGACTCTCAGCTCGTTTAAAACGACTTTTTGATATTACTGGTTTAGGCGATATCATGGATATCGAATCAGCCGAAAAGGAGGGGAACTAA
- the rsbW gene encoding anti-sigma B factor RsbW, which yields MRPFDYVEMRVPAKSQYVGVARLTISGLASRIGFSFDAIEDLKIASSEAVTNAVQHAYAEDEQGEVVIGCALYEDKIEIMVADHGKSFNFEETKAKVGPYHDQEEGAFLREGGLGLYLIETLMDEVKVHHQEGVTIFMTKHVEGEQVEKDVETVSS from the coding sequence ATGCGCCCTTTCGATTATGTAGAAATGCGTGTTCCTGCCAAATCACAATATGTCGGTGTTGCAAGACTTACAATTTCAGGTTTAGCTAGTCGAATTGGTTTTTCGTTTGATGCCATTGAAGATTTGAAAATTGCTTCGAGTGAAGCGGTAACAAATGCAGTTCAACATGCTTATGCAGAAGATGAACAAGGCGAAGTAGTTATTGGCTGTGCATTATACGAAGATAAAATTGAAATCATGGTAGCAGACCATGGCAAAAGTTTTAATTTTGAAGAAACTAAAGCTAAAGTCGGTCCGTATCACGACCAAGAAGAGGGTGCTTTTCTCCGTGAAGGAGGCCTCGGCTTGTATTTGATCGAAACACTAATGGATGAAGTTAAAGTTCATCATCAAGAAGGAGTAACGATCTTCATGACAAAGCATGTTGAGGGAGAGCAGGTGGAGAAGGATGTCGAAACAGTCTCATCCTAA
- the sigB gene encoding RNA polymerase sigma factor SigB: MSKQSHPNQPTKEQVLDWIEAYQKTEDQEAQTNLVLNYKRLVESIARKYSNGKSYHEDIAQVGMLGLLGAIRRYDPSFGRSFEAFAVPTIIGEIKRFLRDKTWAIHVPRRIKELGPRIKATVEVLTRELQRSPQVWEIAEYLDVEEDDILEAMEMGKSYQALSMDHSLEADSDGGAITLFDVVGQEDDGYEKADQRMLVAEAMSVLSEREKQIIQFTYIEQLSQKEAGDKLGISQMHVSRLQRKAIKKLQEAILAAGGVS; encoded by the coding sequence ATGTCGAAACAGTCTCATCCTAATCAGCCTACTAAAGAGCAGGTGCTCGATTGGATTGAAGCTTACCAAAAGACAGAAGATCAAGAAGCACAAACAAATTTGGTGCTAAATTACAAACGCCTTGTTGAGTCCATTGCGCGAAAGTATTCTAATGGTAAATCATATCACGAAGATATTGCGCAAGTGGGCATGCTAGGTCTCTTAGGAGCTATCAGACGTTACGACCCGTCATTTGGACGTAGCTTTGAAGCTTTTGCTGTTCCTACAATTATCGGAGAGATAAAACGTTTTTTACGCGATAAGACTTGGGCAATCCATGTTCCCCGTCGCATAAAAGAGTTAGGGCCTCGTATCAAAGCGACAGTTGAAGTGTTGACGAGAGAACTTCAACGTTCTCCACAAGTGTGGGAGATTGCCGAATACCTTGATGTTGAAGAAGACGATATATTGGAAGCTATGGAAATGGGTAAAAGCTATCAAGCACTTTCAATGGATCATTCTTTAGAGGCCGATTCAGATGGTGGTGCAATTACCTTGTTTGATGTTGTGGGTCAAGAAGATGATGGATACGAGAAAGCGGATCAACGGATGCTTGTAGCTGAAGCAATGAGTGTGCTTTCCGAACGTGAAAAGCAAATCATCCAATTCACTTACATCGAGCAGTTGAGCCAAAAAGAAGCTGGCGATAAGCTCGGTATTTCTCAAATGCACGTATCTCGCTTGCAAAGAAAAGCCATTAAAAAACTTCAAGAAGCCATTTTAGCTGCTGGCGG